A stretch of Bacillus pseudomycoides DNA encodes these proteins:
- a CDS encoding ABC-F family ATP-binding cassette domain-containing protein, whose product MKMLTVENVSKSYGDKPLFDGLSFSIAEGQRAGIIGVNGTGKSTLLKIIAGIEIPDTGDMTHTRGYTISYLSQQPDFNENLTVLEQVFHGDTPLIRLLREYEQALLNIEKDPSNEKVQEQLFAVQQRMDAMNAWEANANAKSLLTKLGITDFTATVGNLSGGQKKRIAMAQCFIETPDLLILDEPTNHLDHETVEWLEEYLARYTGAVLLVTHDRYFLDRVTNRIFELDGGKLYSYEGNYSTFLEAKALREEQELAQESKRQNLYRRELAWIRRGAKARSTKQKARIQRFEELKEHEGPAAKQSVDISLSGSRLGKKVLELKDVTKKFDDKTVLHKFNHIVKPGDRIGIIGANGSGKSSLLNMLAGKLSPDSGEIEVGQTVKVAYYTQENEEMNLNQRMIEYIKEIAEVIHTTDGKVIGVSQMLERFLFQPHSHGTPLGKLSGGERRRLYLLRLLMGEPNVLLLDEPTNDLDTQTLTVLEDYLEDFPGVVLTVSHDRYFLDKVVDELFIFTGGGEVREFLGSYSDYLDIQKAQELLEKVEVQKEKKVEDAPKQQRKRKLSYHEQREWETIEDTIAGLEEKLETIGEELANVGSDFTKAQELSEAQQQTEEELEKAMERWSELSDIVEGLK is encoded by the coding sequence ATGAAAATGCTAACAGTAGAAAACGTATCAAAATCATATGGGGATAAACCATTATTTGATGGATTATCATTTAGTATTGCAGAGGGACAACGTGCAGGAATTATTGGTGTAAACGGTACAGGGAAATCTACATTATTAAAGATTATTGCGGGGATAGAGATTCCTGATACAGGTGATATGACGCATACGCGTGGTTATACAATTAGCTATTTATCACAGCAACCAGATTTTAATGAGAATTTAACAGTGCTTGAGCAAGTGTTCCACGGTGATACACCGCTAATTCGCCTTCTTCGTGAATACGAACAAGCATTATTAAACATAGAAAAAGACCCAAGTAATGAAAAAGTGCAGGAGCAACTATTTGCAGTGCAGCAACGTATGGATGCGATGAATGCATGGGAAGCAAATGCGAATGCAAAATCACTTTTAACGAAGCTAGGTATTACAGATTTCACAGCAACTGTTGGGAACTTATCTGGTGGACAAAAGAAACGTATTGCAATGGCGCAGTGCTTTATTGAAACACCGGATTTATTAATATTAGATGAGCCAACCAACCATCTTGATCATGAAACGGTAGAATGGCTAGAAGAGTACTTAGCACGTTATACAGGAGCAGTTTTACTTGTAACACATGATCGTTATTTCTTAGACCGTGTTACCAATCGTATTTTTGAACTAGATGGCGGTAAACTGTATAGCTATGAAGGAAACTACAGTACATTTTTAGAAGCAAAAGCACTTCGTGAAGAGCAAGAATTAGCACAAGAATCAAAACGTCAAAATCTATATCGCCGTGAACTTGCTTGGATTCGCCGCGGTGCGAAAGCACGTTCAACAAAACAAAAAGCACGTATTCAGCGTTTTGAAGAGTTGAAAGAGCATGAAGGTCCAGCAGCGAAGCAATCTGTTGATATTTCACTGAGCGGAAGCCGATTAGGAAAGAAAGTACTCGAATTAAAAGATGTGACGAAAAAGTTTGATGATAAAACGGTCCTTCATAAATTTAATCATATTGTAAAACCAGGCGATCGAATTGGTATTATTGGGGCTAATGGTAGCGGGAAATCATCCTTATTAAATATGCTTGCAGGCAAATTATCACCTGACAGTGGTGAAATTGAAGTTGGACAAACTGTGAAAGTTGCTTATTATACGCAAGAAAATGAAGAGATGAATTTAAATCAACGTATGATTGAATATATTAAAGAAATTGCAGAAGTCATTCATACAACAGATGGTAAAGTCATTGGAGTATCCCAAATGCTTGAGCGTTTCTTATTCCAACCGCATTCACATGGAACACCACTTGGTAAACTATCTGGTGGTGAAAGAAGACGTCTGTATTTATTACGTCTTTTAATGGGAGAGCCAAATGTACTTCTATTAGATGAGCCGACCAACGATTTAGATACACAAACGTTAACAGTACTAGAAGACTATTTAGAAGATTTCCCAGGTGTCGTTCTTACTGTATCACATGATCGCTATTTCTTAGATAAAGTAGTAGATGAATTATTTATCTTTACTGGTGGCGGAGAAGTTCGTGAATTCCTAGGAAGCTATAGTGATTACCTAGATATACAAAAGGCCCAAGAACTATTAGAAAAAGTAGAAGTACAGAAAGAAAAGAAAGTGGAAGACGCTCCAAAGCAACAACGTAAACGTAAACTTTCCTATCACGAACAACGTGAATGGGAAACGATTGAAGATACGATTGCAGGGCTTGAAGAGAAGCTTGAAACGATTGGAGAAGAACTTGCGAATGTAGGTTCTGATTTTACAAAAGCACAGGAGCTTTCTGAAGCGCAGCAGCAAACAGAAGAAGAACTGGAAAAAGCAATGGAACGCTGGAGTGAACTATCTGACATCGTTGAAGGTTTAAAATAA
- a CDS encoding single-stranded DNA-binding protein, translated as MMNRVVLIGRLTKDPELYYTKQGIAYARICVAVNRGFRNSLGEQQADYIYCVVWRKSAENVSEYCQKGSLVGITGRIHTNNYDNEQGKRVYKTEVVIERITFLERKKEEASR; from the coding sequence ATGATGAATCGAGTTGTATTAATCGGAAGATTGACGAAAGATCCAGAACTATACTACACAAAGCAAGGAATCGCCTATGCACGTATATGTGTTGCGGTAAATAGAGGATTTCGGAATAGCCTAGGGGAGCAGCAAGCTGACTACATTTACTGCGTCGTCTGGAGAAAATCTGCTGAGAATGTATCAGAGTATTGCCAAAAGGGTTCACTTGTTGGGATTACAGGTCGTATTCATACAAATAATTATGATAATGAACAGGGGAAAAGAGTGTATAAAACAGAAGTTGTGATTGAAAGAATTACGTTTTTGGAGCGGAAGAAAGAGGAAGCTTCACGGTAG
- a CDS encoding PspA/IM30 family protein: MKQSLFGRVRDAILADFHNVLDEKERKNPIAMLNQYLRDSEREVTKIGKLIERHKTLKSNFARELEQARYFVNKRSKQAIIAQEAGEMQLHERALEEVAYYEGQVSRLEEMYAGVVEQIDELERRLSEMKNKLKEMNAKRMELMARENMAHANRRMNTALHKMDENNPFLRFEEIEDHIRDLELRMNEDHERDTFDMKIAKLERDMKEKDEVSLAK; this comes from the coding sequence ATGAAACAATCTTTATTTGGACGTGTACGCGATGCAATTTTAGCAGATTTTCATAATGTATTAGATGAGAAGGAAAGAAAAAATCCGATAGCTATGTTAAACCAATATTTACGCGATAGCGAGCGTGAAGTAACAAAAATTGGGAAATTAATCGAGCGTCATAAAACATTAAAATCTAACTTTGCTCGTGAACTTGAGCAGGCTCGTTATTTCGTAAATAAGCGATCAAAGCAGGCGATCATTGCACAAGAAGCAGGAGAAATGCAATTGCATGAACGTGCATTAGAAGAAGTAGCATACTATGAAGGGCAAGTATCACGCTTAGAAGAGATGTATGCGGGTGTAGTGGAGCAAATTGATGAGTTAGAACGCCGTCTTTCTGAAATGAAAAATAAGCTAAAAGAAATGAATGCAAAGCGTATGGAATTGATGGCACGTGAAAATATGGCCCATGCGAACCGTCGTATGAATACGGCTCTTCATAAAATGGATGAGAATAATCCGTTCTTACGATTTGAAGAAATTGAAGATCACATTCGTGATTTAGAGCTTCGCATGAATGAAGATCATGAACGTGATACATTTGATATGAAAATTGCAAAACTTGAGCGCGACATGAAAGAAAAAGATGAAGTATCTTTAGCAAAATAA
- a CDS encoding conserved virulence factor C family protein, with amino-acid sequence MKIKAIEPTPSPNTMKVILNEVLPSGARNNYTNENAEQAPEQVQAILKIEGIKGVYHVADFLAVERNAKYDWKVLLQQVRVVFGEEVVEENEQEQLSHFGEVKVFIQMFFTIPMQVKLTDGTTEERVGLPDRFKEAIMKVQMSAPNVVKERKWVEQSTRYGNFEEIGKEVVEEIVAAYPEHRVEKTVKELLDQAGAKEVTITKREPYKVTEEMLADPDWKNRYAALEQMDPTEEDIPVLKKALEDEKVSIRRLATAYLGMVKGEEVLPLLYKALLDRSVSVRRTAGDCLSDVGDPAAMFVMIKSLKDPSKLVRWRAAMFLFELGDESAIPALRAAQDDPEFEVAMQARLALERIEGGEEAKGSVWKQMTESRKGE; translated from the coding sequence GTGAAGATTAAAGCAATTGAACCGACGCCAAGTCCAAATACGATGAAAGTTATCTTAAATGAAGTGTTACCATCAGGAGCACGTAATAATTATACAAACGAAAATGCAGAACAAGCACCAGAACAAGTGCAAGCAATTTTAAAGATTGAAGGCATTAAAGGCGTATACCACGTTGCGGACTTTTTAGCAGTAGAGAGAAATGCGAAGTATGACTGGAAAGTACTTTTGCAACAAGTTCGTGTAGTGTTTGGAGAGGAAGTAGTAGAAGAGAATGAACAGGAGCAACTTTCACATTTTGGTGAAGTGAAAGTATTCATTCAAATGTTCTTTACGATTCCGATGCAGGTGAAATTAACAGATGGAACAACAGAAGAACGAGTAGGCTTACCAGACCGTTTTAAAGAAGCAATTATGAAAGTGCAAATGTCTGCACCTAACGTTGTGAAAGAGCGTAAATGGGTAGAACAAAGTACACGTTATGGGAACTTTGAAGAAATCGGAAAAGAAGTTGTGGAAGAAATTGTTGCTGCTTATCCAGAACACCGTGTTGAAAAAACTGTAAAAGAATTATTAGATCAAGCAGGTGCTAAAGAAGTAACGATTACAAAGCGTGAACCATATAAAGTAACAGAGGAAATGCTGGCGGATCCTGATTGGAAAAATCGTTATGCAGCGCTTGAGCAAATGGATCCTACAGAAGAAGATATCCCTGTATTGAAGAAAGCGCTAGAAGATGAGAAAGTATCGATTCGTCGCTTGGCAACAGCGTATTTAGGGATGGTAAAAGGTGAAGAAGTATTGCCATTACTATATAAAGCTCTACTAGATCGATCTGTAAGTGTACGCCGTACGGCTGGAGATTGCTTATCAGATGTAGGGGATCCAGCAGCGATGTTTGTTATGATTAAATCACTTAAAGATCCAAGTAAATTAGTGCGTTGGCGTGCAGCGATGTTCTTATTTGAACTTGGTGATGAAAGTGCGATTCCAGCACTGCGCGCTGCGCAAGATGATCCAGAGTTTGAAGTAGCAATGCAAGCTCGTTTAGCATTAGAACGTATTGAAGGCGGGGAAGAAGCGAAAGGGTCAGTTTGGAAACAAATGACGGAGTCTCGTAAAGGAGAGTAA
- a CDS encoding Bax inhibitor-1/YccA family protein, whose protein sequence is MRTSNPMLKKEAFRKQGASASTMTIGGAVGKTFIMLVLLLATSVYSYIQMYTGKMQMPVLIGALIVAAIIAFAAIFFPKMAPITAPIYAAVEGIVLGSISAVYALRFDNSIILTAVLLTISILFAMLVLYATRVVKVTDKFRTGVMAATFGILIMYLIVFLLNMFGVTVPYIHQGGTIGIIISAVVIVVAALNLLLDFDLIENGARSGAPKYMEWYSAMGLMMTLVWLYLEILRFVSYFTKND, encoded by the coding sequence ATGAGAACATCTAATCCAATGTTGAAAAAAGAAGCCTTTCGTAAACAGGGAGCAAGTGCGTCTACGATGACGATTGGCGGAGCTGTAGGCAAAACATTTATTATGCTTGTCTTGCTTCTTGCAACGTCTGTCTATTCATACATACAGATGTACACTGGGAAAATGCAAATGCCAGTTTTAATAGGGGCATTAATTGTGGCTGCAATCATCGCATTTGCGGCTATATTCTTCCCGAAAATGGCGCCTATTACGGCACCGATTTACGCTGCGGTTGAAGGGATTGTCTTAGGGAGTATTTCAGCGGTATATGCGCTTCGTTTTGACAACTCTATTATTTTAACTGCTGTATTACTAACAATTTCAATTTTATTTGCAATGTTAGTTTTATATGCAACTCGTGTTGTAAAAGTAACAGATAAATTCCGCACAGGTGTAATGGCCGCAACGTTTGGAATTTTGATTATGTACTTAATCGTTTTCCTATTAAACATGTTTGGTGTTACTGTTCCGTATATTCATCAAGGTGGAACAATTGGTATCATTATTAGTGCAGTTGTTATTGTAGTAGCTGCATTAAATTTATTACTAGACTTCGATTTAATCGAAAATGGTGCACGTAGCGGAGCTCCAAAATATATGGAGTGGTACAGTGCAATGGGGCTAATGATGACATTAGTGTGGTTGTATTTAGAAATTCTTCGTTTTGTATCTTATTTTACGAAAAACGACTAA
- a CDS encoding BrxA/BrxB family bacilliredoxin produces MSNAYEEYMRQMVIPMRQELVRAGFEELTTEEAVTEYMESATGTTLVVVNSVCGCAAGLARPSAGQAVVRSEKQPDHLVTVFAGQDKDATATMREYFGDIPPSSPSMALLKGKEVVHFIHRHEIEGATMEDIINNLEQAFEKHC; encoded by the coding sequence ATGTCAAATGCATACGAAGAATATATGCGTCAAATGGTAATTCCAATGCGCCAAGAATTAGTGCGTGCGGGATTTGAAGAATTAACTACTGAAGAAGCTGTAACAGAATATATGGAAAGTGCAACAGGTACAACATTAGTTGTCGTAAACTCTGTTTGCGGATGTGCAGCTGGTTTAGCTCGTCCATCAGCTGGTCAAGCGGTTGTACGTTCTGAAAAACAACCTGATCATCTTGTAACTGTATTTGCAGGACAAGATAAAGATGCAACAGCTACAATGCGTGAGTACTTCGGAGATATTCCACCATCTTCACCATCCATGGCGTTATTAAAAGGAAAAGAAGTTGTTCACTTCATTCATCGCCATGAAATTGAAGGAGCAACAATGGAAGACATTATCAACAATTTAGAACAAGCTTTTGAAAAGCATTGCTAA
- a CDS encoding flagellar basal body rod protein: MKQFLTFIAAGILALIALGSLAGIVGFAIGAGIVYWSYKSFVRAQSFFGKLAWGIFGLIGLSIALSHSPALIGIAAVVVLYYGYREWKKEKDVVVDSASESSKRYSNFEDEWNKLMKN, encoded by the coding sequence ATGAAACAATTTCTAACGTTTATCGCAGCCGGTATTTTGGCTTTAATTGCTCTTGGTAGTCTTGCTGGTATTGTAGGATTCGCAATTGGAGCAGGGATTGTGTACTGGAGCTATAAATCATTTGTGCGAGCACAATCATTTTTTGGAAAGTTAGCTTGGGGTATTTTCGGTTTAATCGGCTTGTCAATCGCCCTTTCTCATTCCCCAGCATTGATTGGTATTGCAGCAGTAGTAGTACTATACTACGGATACCGTGAGTGGAAAAAAGAAAAAGATGTAGTGGTTGATTCTGCTTCAGAAAGTTCTAAACGATATAGCAACTTTGAAGATGAGTGGAACAAGTTAATGAAAAACTAA
- a CDS encoding thiol-disulfide oxidoreductase DCC family protein, which translates to MIVFYDSWCPMCMAVAERTKKLDKKGTMKFVSFRDKDVVEEYQLSKEIQGKMEQRLYILKNTKWYDGIDSVYVLAKAVPSYWLAIPFIKLSILLGFGNKVYDYIADNRKLVPVGHCHEGVCEIPSKK; encoded by the coding sequence ATGATCGTTTTCTATGATAGCTGGTGTCCGATGTGCATGGCAGTTGCAGAGCGTACAAAGAAGCTTGATAAAAAAGGTACGATGAAGTTTGTTTCTTTTCGTGATAAAGATGTCGTAGAGGAGTATCAACTTTCCAAAGAGATACAAGGAAAGATGGAACAAAGACTTTACATTTTAAAAAATACTAAATGGTATGATGGGATTGATAGCGTATATGTATTAGCCAAAGCTGTACCGTCATACTGGCTTGCGATACCTTTTATTAAGTTATCTATTTTACTTGGATTTGGAAATAAAGTGTATGATTATATTGCCGATAATAGAAAACTTGTACCTGTTGGTCACTGCCATGAAGGGGTTTGTGAAATTCCTTCAAAAAAATGA
- a CDS encoding class I SAM-dependent methyltransferase, with protein sequence MIVTTAGRTNKEMTTYAKEVAEELQCSFVVRNDISVSKLHEQFGEDVLVVGKNRLAIYPKGTEESFFFHPNSAMFRVKRLMRGEHDPFVQAAKLEKGMTVLDCTLGMASDSIVASYVVGEEGAITGLEGNRYMAYIMDKGLKQWYAGISEIDEAMRRVIVKQTEHFTFLKQCEDNSYDVVYLDPMFEETVIESDGIRGLKHFALYNDVTDETITEARRVARKRVVLKDHFRSTRFERHSFLVYKRKSAKFHFGVIEPC encoded by the coding sequence ATGATTGTAACAACAGCAGGACGAACGAATAAGGAAATGACAACTTATGCAAAAGAGGTAGCGGAAGAATTACAATGCTCTTTTGTCGTACGGAATGATATATCTGTATCCAAGCTACATGAGCAGTTTGGAGAAGATGTACTCGTTGTAGGAAAGAATCGGTTAGCAATTTATCCAAAAGGAACAGAAGAATCGTTCTTTTTCCATCCTAATTCTGCAATGTTTCGTGTGAAAAGATTAATGCGGGGCGAACATGATCCATTTGTACAAGCTGCAAAATTAGAAAAAGGAATGACGGTGTTAGATTGTACGCTCGGCATGGCATCAGATAGCATTGTTGCAAGCTATGTTGTTGGAGAAGAAGGAGCTATAACAGGGCTTGAAGGAAATCGTTACATGGCTTATATAATGGATAAGGGTTTAAAGCAGTGGTACGCGGGTATTTCAGAAATTGATGAAGCGATGCGTAGAGTTATAGTAAAGCAAACAGAACACTTCACTTTTTTAAAACAATGTGAAGATAACAGTTATGACGTTGTGTATCTGGATCCGATGTTTGAAGAAACAGTAATTGAATCCGATGGAATTCGTGGTTTAAAACATTTTGCTTTGTATAATGATGTTACAGATGAAACGATTACAGAAGCAAGGCGTGTAGCAAGAAAACGAGTTGTTCTAAAAGATCATTTCCGTAGTACACGATTTGAGCGACATAGTTTCTTAGTATATAAACGAAAAAGTGCAAAATTTCATTTTGGTGTAATTGAACCTTGCTAA